In the genome of Nocardia sp. NBC_00416, one region contains:
- a CDS encoding MerR family DNA-binding transcriptional regulator, which produces MSTLRPSDLAREHGLSAQAVRNYEQNGFIPAAERTAGGYRVYTPVHAAALRAFRALVAAYGHALAGRIMTELHRGDLDRALEIIDRGHCQLLRDRETLDAVRKAIDHLTPAADIVADRSPGRTIRTVGELARHLRVTPATLRAWEAAGILAPARDPATGYRVYHTPDVRDAELTHLLRRGGYDLPRIAAVVEQIRTAGGAGAVTAALDEWRRKLTARGVAMLEAAGRLGHYLRDHPDGPLRTSDDE; this is translated from the coding sequence GTGAGCACACTGAGACCATCCGATCTGGCCCGCGAACACGGCCTGTCGGCGCAGGCCGTCCGAAACTACGAGCAGAACGGATTCATCCCGGCGGCCGAACGTACGGCCGGCGGTTACCGGGTCTACACCCCGGTGCACGCGGCAGCACTGCGCGCCTTCCGCGCCCTGGTCGCGGCCTACGGCCACGCGCTCGCCGGCCGGATCATGACCGAGCTCCACCGGGGCGACCTCGACCGCGCCCTGGAAATCATCGACCGCGGCCATTGTCAACTGCTCCGCGACCGCGAAACGCTGGACGCGGTCCGCAAGGCGATCGACCACCTCACCCCCGCAGCAGATATCGTCGCGGACCGCTCCCCCGGACGCACAATTCGCACCGTCGGCGAACTCGCGCGCCACCTCCGTGTCACCCCCGCCACCCTGCGCGCCTGGGAAGCCGCGGGCATCCTCGCCCCCGCCCGCGACCCGGCCACCGGGTATCGCGTTTACCACACACCCGATGTACGCGACGCCGAACTGACCCACCTCCTGAGGCGCGGGGGCTACGACCTGCCACGCATCGCCGCCGTGGTCGAACAGATCCGGACGGCCGGCGGCGCCGGCGCGGTGACCGCCGCCCTCGACGAATGGCGTCGAAAACTCACCGCGCGGGGAGTCGCCATGCTCGAGGCGGCCGGTCGGCTCGGACATTACCTGCGTGATCACCCCGACGGCCCGCTCCGGACCAGTGATGACGAGTAG
- a CDS encoding amidohydrolase family protein: protein MNIDDMILVSIDDHVVEPRNMFDNHVPKKYAEYVPKVVLDDTGIDRWIYRDRPTGVTGLNAVVSWPPEEWGYDPAGYAEMRPAVYDIHDRVRDMDANGVFASMCFPTFTGFSAGHLSRGGMDEITVAMISAYNDWHIEEWAGAYPGRFIPLAILPMWDPKLAVAEIERVAAKGCHSVTMPELPHIDGLPSYHDIDYWGPVFQALCDNDTVMNLHIGQGFGVLKLAPNAPIDNLMVLAPSISLIATQDLLWGPAFRSYPKLKVALSEGGVGWIPFFLDRSDRHYTNQRWLRRDFGGKMPSEVFREHVMACYVTDPTSLKLRHDIGIDNIAWECDYPHSDSLWPGAPEFVLNELEAAGADDSDIDKITWQNACRHLNWEPFAHIPREEATVGALRARGADVDLSTTTRQQYADRYAAKHAS from the coding sequence GTGAATATCGACGACATGATTCTGGTGAGCATCGACGACCATGTGGTCGAACCACGCAATATGTTCGACAATCACGTGCCGAAGAAATACGCCGAGTACGTGCCCAAGGTCGTCCTCGACGACACGGGTATCGATCGCTGGATATACCGGGACCGGCCGACCGGTGTCACCGGCCTCAACGCGGTCGTCTCCTGGCCCCCCGAGGAATGGGGATACGACCCCGCCGGCTACGCGGAAATGCGGCCCGCCGTCTACGACATCCACGACCGGGTACGCGATATGGACGCCAACGGCGTCTTCGCCTCCATGTGCTTCCCCACCTTCACCGGCTTCAGTGCCGGGCATCTGAGCCGCGGCGGTATGGACGAGATCACCGTCGCGATGATCTCCGCCTACAACGACTGGCATATCGAGGAGTGGGCGGGCGCCTACCCGGGCCGGTTCATCCCGCTGGCGATCCTGCCGATGTGGGACCCGAAACTCGCGGTCGCCGAGATCGAGCGCGTCGCCGCCAAGGGCTGCCATTCGGTGACCATGCCGGAGCTACCGCATATCGACGGCCTGCCCAGCTACCACGATATCGACTACTGGGGCCCGGTGTTCCAGGCGCTCTGCGATAACGACACCGTCATGAACCTGCACATCGGGCAGGGCTTCGGTGTCCTCAAGCTGGCGCCGAACGCACCGATCGACAACCTCATGGTGCTCGCCCCCAGCATCTCCCTGATCGCAACCCAGGACCTGCTCTGGGGGCCGGCGTTCCGCAGCTACCCCAAGCTGAAGGTGGCTCTGTCCGAGGGCGGCGTCGGCTGGATCCCGTTCTTCCTGGACCGCTCGGACCGGCACTACACCAACCAGCGCTGGCTGCGCCGCGACTTCGGCGGCAAGATGCCCAGCGAAGTGTTCCGGGAGCACGTCATGGCCTGCTACGTCACAGACCCGACGTCGCTGAAGCTGCGGCACGACATCGGTATCGACAACATCGCCTGGGAATGCGACTACCCGCATTCGGATTCACTGTGGCCGGGCGCCCCCGAGTTCGTACTGAACGAACTCGAGGCCGCGGGTGCCGACGACTCCGATATCGACAAGATCACCTGGCAGAACGCCTGTCGGCACCTGAACTGGGAACCGTTCGCCCATATCCCCCGGGAAGAGGCGACGGTCGGCGCGCTGCGCGCCAGGGGCGCCGATGTCGACCTGTCCACCACTACTCGCCAGCAGTACGCCGACCGATACGCGGCCAAGCACGCGAGCTGA
- a CDS encoding amidohydrolase family protein, producing MSEVELPYQLFDADNHLYETKEALTRHLPKEYEGAIQYIEINGRTKIAVLGQISEYIPNPTFDVVARPGAMEQYFKHGNPEGKSRREIFGKSMKAIDAFRNPEARLKVMDDLQLQRALMFPTLASLVEERMRHHPDLIHAVIHSLNQWMLEDWGQDGGFVHSDRIFTVPVITLPIVEKAIDELNWAVVEHGAKAILIRPAPVPGLRGMRSFALPEFDPFWKRVVELDVLVTMHSSDSGYSRFDAEWEGSALEMLPFKTNTFAMTNQWRPVTDAVASWVCHGALNRFPDLKISVIENGSAWLEPLLQQLTDVFKKAPEGFGFRDPVVAIKQSLYVSPFWEEDLQRLSDVMGVDHVLFGSDWPHPEGLAEPARYIHEIKDMPPENQAKIMGGNLARLLGV from the coding sequence ATGAGTGAAGTCGAGCTGCCGTACCAGCTCTTCGATGCGGACAACCATCTCTACGAGACCAAAGAAGCCCTCACCCGGCACCTGCCCAAGGAGTACGAGGGGGCCATCCAGTACATCGAGATCAACGGCCGCACCAAGATCGCGGTGCTCGGCCAGATCAGCGAGTACATCCCCAACCCCACCTTCGACGTCGTGGCCCGTCCCGGCGCGATGGAGCAGTACTTCAAGCACGGCAACCCCGAGGGCAAGAGCCGCCGCGAGATCTTCGGCAAATCGATGAAGGCGATCGACGCCTTCCGCAATCCGGAAGCACGGCTGAAGGTCATGGACGATCTCCAGTTGCAGCGCGCGCTCATGTTCCCGACCCTGGCCAGCCTGGTCGAGGAACGGATGCGCCACCACCCCGATCTGATCCACGCGGTGATCCACTCGCTGAACCAGTGGATGCTCGAGGACTGGGGCCAGGACGGCGGTTTCGTGCACTCCGACCGGATCTTCACCGTCCCGGTGATCACCCTGCCGATCGTCGAGAAAGCCATCGACGAGCTGAACTGGGCCGTTGTCGAGCACGGCGCCAAGGCGATCCTGATACGCCCGGCCCCGGTACCCGGCCTGCGCGGTATGCGGTCGTTCGCACTGCCCGAGTTCGATCCGTTCTGGAAGCGGGTCGTCGAGCTCGACGTGCTGGTCACCATGCACTCCTCGGACAGCGGCTACTCGCGTTTCGACGCCGAGTGGGAGGGCAGCGCCCTGGAGATGCTGCCGTTCAAGACCAACACCTTCGCAATGACCAACCAGTGGCGCCCGGTGACCGACGCGGTCGCGTCGTGGGTGTGCCACGGTGCGCTGAACCGCTTCCCGGACCTGAAGATCTCCGTGATCGAGAACGGTTCCGCCTGGCTCGAGCCGCTGCTGCAACAGCTGACCGACGTCTTCAAGAAGGCGCCGGAGGGCTTCGGCTTCCGCGACCCGGTCGTAGCCATCAAGCAGAGCCTCTACGTCAGCCCGTTCTGGGAAGAGGATCTGCAGCGACTGTCGGACGTGATGGGCGTCGATCACGTGCTGTTCGGTTCCGACTGGCCGCATCCGGAAGGCCTGGCCGAGCCGGCGCGCTATATCCACGAGATCAAGGACATGCCGCCGGAGAACCAGGCCAAGATCATGGGCGGCAACCTCGCACGCCTGCTCGGGGTATGA
- a CDS encoding FadD3 family acyl-CoA ligase yields MTFRTIPQVALSAADRFGEAEAVVDGDLRVSYTELGDRIRRAAGSFAEAGIGKGDRAAVWAPNSAEWIIAALGLLTAGGTLVPVNTRFKAEEAADVIRRSGAKALLVQKGFLGGEYPAPPGVPVYDLKSDFLSSGAPFEREVEGTDIADIIYTSGTTGRPKGVMMNHLQTLRLYAEWCDLADLREGDRYLLVNPFFHTFGLKAGIVSSLIRGATMLPVPVFDVEKVLELVEAERVTMLPGPPTLYHSLLEYRGARDISSLRAAVTGAADIPVDLIRRIREELPFQSIMTGYGLTEAGTATASRPGDTFEQIATTAGRACDGIELRIAADSEVLIRGYSVMQGYLDDPEGTAAAVDAEGWLHTGDLGSLDDGGRLQVIGRKKDMYIVGGFNAYPAEIEGFLLEHPAVAQAAVIGVPDERLGQVGKAFVVARGEVGEAELISWSKERMAGYKVPRSVVFLDRLPLNATGKVMKDQLR; encoded by the coding sequence ATGACCTTCCGGACCATCCCGCAGGTGGCTCTGTCCGCCGCCGACCGCTTCGGCGAAGCCGAAGCGGTCGTGGACGGGGACCTGCGCGTGAGCTATACCGAGCTCGGGGACCGGATCCGCCGAGCCGCGGGCTCGTTCGCGGAGGCCGGGATCGGCAAAGGTGATCGAGCGGCCGTCTGGGCGCCGAACTCCGCGGAGTGGATCATCGCCGCGCTCGGCCTGTTGACCGCGGGCGGCACGCTGGTCCCGGTCAACACCCGGTTCAAGGCGGAGGAGGCGGCCGATGTCATCCGCCGCAGCGGCGCCAAGGCGCTGCTGGTGCAGAAGGGGTTCCTGGGCGGCGAGTATCCGGCGCCGCCCGGGGTGCCGGTCTACGACCTGAAGTCCGATTTCCTGTCCAGCGGCGCACCTTTCGAACGTGAGGTCGAGGGCACCGATATCGCCGACATCATCTACACCTCGGGCACCACCGGCCGCCCCAAGGGCGTGATGATGAACCATCTGCAGACCTTGCGGCTCTACGCGGAATGGTGCGATCTGGCCGATCTCCGGGAAGGCGACAGGTATCTGCTCGTCAACCCGTTCTTCCACACCTTCGGATTGAAGGCGGGGATCGTCTCGTCGCTGATCCGCGGCGCGACGATGCTGCCGGTGCCGGTCTTCGATGTCGAGAAGGTCCTCGAGCTGGTGGAGGCCGAGCGGGTCACCATGCTGCCGGGACCGCCGACGCTGTACCACTCCCTGTTGGAATATCGTGGGGCGCGCGATATCTCGTCACTGCGCGCGGCGGTCACCGGTGCGGCCGATATCCCGGTCGACCTGATCCGGCGGATCCGCGAGGAACTGCCCTTCCAGTCGATCATGACCGGCTATGGGCTCACCGAAGCCGGCACGGCCACCGCCTCGCGTCCCGGGGATACGTTCGAGCAGATCGCGACGACCGCCGGCCGCGCCTGCGATGGAATCGAGCTGCGTATCGCCGCGGACAGCGAAGTCCTCATCCGCGGTTACAGCGTGATGCAGGGCTACCTCGACGATCCGGAGGGCACCGCCGCCGCGGTCGATGCCGAAGGCTGGCTGCACACCGGCGATCTGGGCAGCCTGGACGACGGCGGACGGCTCCAGGTGATCGGACGGAAGAAAGATATGTACATCGTCGGCGGATTCAACGCCTATCCCGCCGAGATCGAAGGGTTCCTGCTGGAGCATCCGGCGGTCGCCCAGGCGGCGGTGATCGGCGTACCCGACGAACGGCTCGGCCAGGTCGGCAAGGCGTTCGTGGTCGCGCGCGGCGAGGTCGGCGAGGCCGAGCTCATCTCGTGGAGCAAGGAGCGGATGGCCGGGTACAAGGTGCCACGGTCGGTGGTGTTCCTGGACCGGCTGCCGCTCAACGCCACCGGGAAAGTGATGAAGGATCAGCTGCGCTGA